From a single Microbacterium terrisoli genomic region:
- a CDS encoding helix-turn-helix domain-containing protein has translation MAELPDVQFLTVAEVAELMRVSKMTVYRLVHAGELPAVRFGRSYRVPESAVAEVMQRPIADVG, from the coding sequence ATGGCTGAACTGCCCGATGTGCAGTTCCTGACCGTCGCAGAGGTGGCCGAGCTGATGCGCGTGTCGAAGATGACGGTCTATCGCCTCGTGCACGCCGGCGAACTGCCCGCGGTGCGCTTCGGACGCAGCTACCGTGTGCCCGAATCGGCCGTGGCAGAGGTCATGCAGCGGCCCATCGCCGACGTCGGCTAG
- a CDS encoding glycosyltransferase family 4 protein, whose amino-acid sequence MSDDSRSGAPAVMLLCDYSLHYLGGAQTAFMRQARSLAAEGWKVVVVAPDSDVLAGTPGILIASPVVRRTFPVLDLPILGDRSRLQADVAVMARRHRVRALVVHSEFTLAAVALGVGAELGIPVLHTVHTFFWHAPIILSPFAPGIRWFHRRLTGIPSVDRCHGGTPVDNALRGMTLRVALRADGVLSPSEHQARALRAAGVASARAFSNVSEPLQPAPLRRCGPLTLVWAARFAPEKRLQVALDAVRLVTARLGPGRVHLHVAGGRHRAQTDVTFHGRVPATRVAELMTRSDAVLITSFGFDNQPMIALEGFTRARPVIVSDPALAAEFGAAAIGTVTPDAAGLADTLTGLVADRGALTDAAAAALAYARARRPAAHAADLRAAIDGVSANRRA is encoded by the coding sequence ATGTCCGACGACTCCCGCTCCGGTGCGCCCGCGGTCATGCTGCTGTGCGACTACTCGCTGCACTACCTGGGCGGCGCGCAGACCGCTTTCATGCGCCAGGCGCGCAGCCTCGCCGCCGAGGGCTGGAAGGTCGTCGTGGTCGCCCCGGACTCCGACGTGCTGGCGGGCACGCCCGGCATCCTGATCGCATCCCCCGTCGTGCGGCGCACCTTTCCGGTGCTGGACCTGCCGATCCTCGGCGACCGGTCCCGGCTGCAGGCCGATGTCGCCGTCATGGCGCGTCGCCACCGGGTGCGCGCCCTGGTCGTGCACTCCGAGTTCACCCTCGCCGCCGTGGCGCTCGGGGTCGGCGCCGAGCTCGGCATCCCAGTCCTGCACACGGTGCACACGTTCTTCTGGCACGCGCCGATCATTCTGTCGCCGTTCGCGCCGGGGATCCGGTGGTTCCACCGCCGGCTGACCGGCATCCCCTCCGTCGACCGATGCCACGGCGGCACTCCCGTCGACAATGCGCTGCGCGGCATGACGTTGCGCGTCGCGCTGCGCGCGGACGGGGTGCTCTCTCCCTCGGAGCATCAGGCGCGGGCACTGCGGGCGGCCGGGGTGGCTTCAGCCCGTGCGTTCTCGAACGTGTCCGAGCCGCTGCAGCCCGCGCCCCTGCGCCGGTGCGGGCCGTTGACGCTCGTGTGGGCGGCGCGGTTCGCTCCCGAGAAGCGGCTGCAGGTGGCATTGGATGCCGTGCGGCTCGTGACGGCGCGGCTCGGGCCGGGGCGCGTGCACCTGCATGTGGCCGGCGGCCGGCATCGCGCCCAGACCGACGTCACGTTCCACGGGCGGGTGCCGGCCACACGCGTCGCGGAGCTGATGACGCGATCCGACGCCGTGCTGATCACCTCGTTCGGATTCGACAACCAGCCGATGATCGCACTGGAGGGCTTCACGCGCGCACGGCCCGTGATCGTGTCCGACCCCGCGTTGGCAGCCGAGTTCGGCGCCGCGGCCATCGGCACCGTGACGCCGGATGCTGCGGGCCTGGCCGACACGCTCACCGGCCTGGTCGCCGACAGGGGCGCGCTGACCGATGCCGCGGCCGCGGCGCTGGCGTATGCCCGGGCGCGCCGGCCCGCCGCGCACGCCGCCGATCTGCGTGCTGCGATCGACGGCGTGTCGGCGAACCGGCGCGCCTAG
- a CDS encoding ArsR/SmtB family transcription factor produces the protein MADIFDVIADGTRREILRLLLDRAAAGHEGTSVSQIVAELGVSQPTVSKHLKVLREADLVAVREEGQHRFYRIETAPLDAVDAWIVPFLEHADPVEPVALPEPAAHAAEVVGRAAASAKHAWESALKKLPGR, from the coding sequence ATGGCGGACATCTTCGACGTGATCGCGGACGGGACCCGTCGCGAAATCCTACGGTTGCTGCTGGACCGCGCCGCCGCGGGCCACGAGGGCACCAGCGTGTCGCAGATCGTCGCGGAGCTGGGGGTGAGCCAACCCACCGTCTCCAAGCACCTCAAGGTGCTGCGCGAGGCAGACCTGGTAGCTGTGCGCGAAGAGGGGCAGCACCGCTTCTATCGGATCGAGACGGCGCCGTTGGATGCCGTGGACGCCTGGATCGTCCCGTTCCTCGAGCACGCCGACCCGGTCGAGCCCGTCGCGCTGCCCGAGCCGGCCGCCCATGCCGCCGAAGTGGTGGGGCGCGCCGCGGCATCGGCCAAGCATGCGTGGGAGAGCGCGCTGAAGAAGCTCCCGGGCCGCTGA
- a CDS encoding TrkH family potassium uptake protein, with the protein MSSHTDPRIRRSLLRRLRHAAAEAWDTLRDFTTASPARFAVGVYIILIAIFTMLLSLPAASANGVRTPFADALFTAISTICVTGLSTVDMATHWSAFGNIIVYIGVNVGALGVLTLASILGLVISKRLGLRAKLIAASDSNPLRAHGGPVNEGQTVRLGDVGSLLATVALSTLVIEAGLAVLMLPSLILGGIDPLRALWEAPYYAAMSFTNTGFAPNPDGLELFQHDYFFLTVMMGGVFLGSIGFPVIYTLLRERWHVRRWSLHAKLTIITTVLLFVAGALVFLLLEYNNPKTFGDRGVWDTVYQSFFLSAMTRSGGFSTVDISSLHGSSLIVGSMLMFVGGGSASTAGGIKVTTLAVLALAVWSEAKGRPSVQAFGRRIPSDVQRVALSVVAWGATLVAVSTVTIAQFTKAPVADVLFDVISAFATVGLSSGLTETLQDPGKYVLAATMLFGRVGTVTLAAAVAATSSKQLYSLPVERPIVG; encoded by the coding sequence ATGTCCTCACATACGGATCCGCGTATACGCAGGTCGCTTCTGCGACGCCTGCGGCATGCCGCCGCCGAAGCCTGGGACACTCTGCGCGATTTCACCACGGCATCCCCGGCCCGCTTCGCGGTGGGCGTGTACATCATCCTGATCGCCATCTTCACGATGCTGCTGAGTCTGCCGGCCGCATCTGCCAACGGCGTGCGCACTCCGTTCGCCGACGCGCTGTTCACTGCGATCTCGACGATCTGTGTCACCGGGCTGTCGACGGTCGACATGGCCACGCATTGGTCGGCGTTCGGCAACATCATCGTCTACATCGGCGTGAACGTGGGAGCCCTGGGCGTTCTCACGCTCGCATCGATCCTCGGTCTGGTGATCTCGAAGCGGCTGGGCCTGCGCGCCAAGCTCATCGCGGCAAGCGATTCGAATCCGCTGCGCGCCCACGGCGGACCCGTCAACGAAGGACAGACGGTGCGCCTGGGAGATGTGGGCTCGCTGCTGGCCACCGTGGCCCTGTCCACCCTCGTCATCGAGGCGGGGCTGGCCGTGCTCATGTTGCCCTCGCTCATCCTGGGCGGGATCGATCCGCTGCGCGCCTTGTGGGAAGCCCCCTACTACGCGGCGATGTCGTTCACGAACACCGGATTCGCGCCGAACCCGGACGGGCTCGAGCTCTTCCAGCACGACTACTTCTTCCTCACCGTCATGATGGGCGGCGTCTTCCTCGGCTCGATCGGCTTCCCGGTCATCTACACGCTGCTGCGTGAGCGCTGGCACGTCCGGCGCTGGTCGCTGCACGCGAAGCTGACGATCATCACGACCGTGCTGCTGTTCGTCGCCGGCGCGCTCGTGTTCCTGCTGCTGGAATACAACAACCCGAAGACGTTCGGCGACCGCGGCGTGTGGGACACCGTCTACCAGTCGTTCTTCCTGTCGGCGATGACCCGTTCCGGCGGATTCTCCACGGTGGACATCAGCAGTCTGCACGGCTCGTCGCTCATCGTCGGCTCCATGCTCATGTTCGTCGGCGGGGGCTCTGCCTCCACTGCGGGTGGCATCAAGGTCACGACCCTGGCCGTGCTGGCGCTGGCCGTCTGGTCCGAGGCGAAGGGCCGCCCGTCCGTGCAGGCGTTCGGCCGCCGCATCCCGAGCGACGTGCAGCGCGTGGCCCTGTCGGTCGTGGCGTGGGGCGCGACCCTCGTGGCGGTCTCGACGGTGACGATCGCGCAGTTCACAAAGGCACCCGTGGCCGACGTGCTCTTCGACGTCATCTCGGCGTTCGCCACGGTCGGGCTGTCGTCGGGGCTGACGGAGACCCTGCAGGATCCCGGAAAATACGTGCTGGCGGCCACCATGCTGTTCGGCCGCGTTGGTACAGTGACTCTCGCCGCGGCCGTGGCCGCGACCAGCAGCAAGCAGCTGTATTCGCTCCCCGTGGAAAGGCCGATCGTTGGTTGA
- a CDS encoding potassium channel family protein, which produces MVEQIRGDAPVLVIGLGRFGAACAGELDRLDRDVLAIDENIELVQKWSERVTHAVQADGRNLDALKQIGAQDFQVAVVATGSSIESSVLITANLVDLKVPQIWAKAVSQSHGKILARVGANHVIYPEREAGERVAHLVSGRMLDFIRFDDDFVLAKMYPPKYIRGIGLNQSGVRTKFNVTVVGVKSPGRPFRYAEADTVVTDHDLIIVSGTNSDIERFASLER; this is translated from the coding sequence TTGGTTGAGCAGATCCGAGGCGATGCCCCTGTCCTGGTCATCGGCCTGGGCCGGTTCGGGGCCGCGTGCGCAGGCGAGCTGGACCGGCTCGATCGCGATGTCCTGGCCATCGACGAGAACATCGAGCTCGTGCAGAAGTGGTCCGAGCGCGTCACCCACGCGGTGCAGGCCGATGGCCGCAACCTCGACGCCCTCAAGCAGATCGGGGCGCAGGACTTCCAGGTGGCCGTCGTCGCCACCGGCTCGTCGATCGAGTCGTCGGTGCTGATCACGGCGAACCTCGTCGATCTGAAGGTGCCGCAGATCTGGGCGAAGGCGGTGTCGCAGTCGCACGGCAAGATCCTCGCGCGCGTGGGCGCGAATCACGTCATCTACCCCGAGCGCGAAGCCGGTGAGCGCGTGGCGCACCTGGTCAGCGGCCGCATGCTGGATTTCATCCGGTTCGACGACGACTTCGTGCTGGCCAAGATGTACCCGCCCAAGTACATCCGCGGCATCGGACTGAACCAGTCCGGGGTACGCACCAAGTTCAATGTCACCGTGGTCGGGGTCAAGAGCCCCGGCAGGCCGTTCCGCTATGCCGAGGCGGACACCGTGGTCACCGACCACGACCTCATCATCGTCTCGGGCACCAACTCCGATATCGAGCGGTTCGCTTCGCTCGAGCGCTGA
- the proC gene encoding pyrroline-5-carboxylate reductase: MLPPIAILGAGSMGGAILHGLVGSGRATGLTVTNRTRAKAAKLAAAPGVRSVALDESPTGNVDAAAAASIVIVGVKPHMVPDLLGEIAPVLQPGTVVVSLAAGVTIATYEQILPTGTPVLRSMPNTPALVGKGVTGLSAGSAVGDADLAVVRELFSTVGAVIEVPESQIDALSTISGSGPAYVFLLIEKLTAAAVRKGFSSDEARAMAEGTFIGAAALLASSGEDPAELRRRVTSPAGTTERAIAVLQDAGLDDVFAAATDAALARARELAAVA, translated from the coding sequence ATGCTCCCACCGATCGCGATCCTCGGCGCAGGCTCCATGGGCGGCGCCATTCTGCACGGACTCGTCGGCTCCGGCCGTGCCACGGGCCTGACCGTCACCAATCGCACCCGCGCGAAGGCGGCGAAGCTCGCCGCGGCACCCGGGGTGCGCAGCGTGGCCCTGGACGAGTCCCCGACGGGGAACGTGGATGCCGCAGCGGCGGCATCCATCGTCATCGTCGGGGTCAAGCCCCACATGGTGCCCGATCTGCTGGGTGAAATCGCGCCGGTGCTGCAGCCGGGCACGGTCGTGGTGAGCCTGGCCGCAGGGGTGACCATCGCGACGTACGAGCAGATCCTTCCGACGGGAACGCCCGTGCTGCGCTCGATGCCGAACACCCCCGCCCTCGTCGGCAAGGGTGTGACGGGGCTTTCGGCCGGAAGCGCCGTGGGCGACGCGGACCTCGCCGTCGTGCGGGAATTGTTCTCGACGGTCGGCGCGGTCATCGAGGTCCCCGAGTCGCAGATCGATGCCCTGTCGACGATCTCTGGGTCGGGGCCGGCGTACGTGTTCCTGCTCATCGAGAAGCTCACGGCCGCCGCCGTCCGCAAGGGCTTCTCGAGCGACGAGGCCCGGGCGATGGCCGAGGGCACGTTCATCGGCGCCGCGGCGCTGCTCGCGTCGAGCGGCGAGGACCCGGCCGAGCTGCGTCGGCGCGTGACGAGCCCTGCCGGCACGACCGAACGGGCCATCGCGGTGCTGCAGGACGCGGGCCTGGACGACGTGTTCGCCGCCGCGACCGACGCGGCCCTGGCCCGCGCCCGAGAACTGGCCGCCGTCGCCTGA
- a CDS encoding alpha/beta fold hydrolase, which produces MTLFDGIVARMVKTPRLAVNILERSGDDPATPEERTVVFVHGNVSSSLFWQEIMEDLPGDLRAIAVDLRGFGDSETAPVDATRGLRDFADDLRATLTALHLNSVHLVGWSMGGGVVMQYALEHPVRSLTLQAPVSPYGFGGTRRDGSRLTSDDAGTGAGGANADFVARLAAGDTSADAATSPRSVLRSSYVSPEYATAQEDVWVASMLSTKTGEDNYPGDSVTSTSWPGFAPGGRGVLNTMAPKYFNVSSIVDIVVKPPILWVHGTADAIVSDASSFDLNQLGKMGIIPGWPGDDVAPPQPMVSQTRDVLEAYRAAGGGVIELQIEGAGHAPHLERPGVFRRALLQAIGYIKPANEAAPPTEAIILKSED; this is translated from the coding sequence ATGACCCTGTTCGACGGCATCGTTGCACGCATGGTGAAGACGCCGCGTCTGGCGGTGAACATCCTCGAGCGCAGCGGCGACGACCCCGCGACACCCGAGGAGCGCACGGTCGTGTTCGTGCACGGGAATGTGTCGTCGTCGCTGTTCTGGCAGGAGATCATGGAGGACCTGCCCGGAGACCTACGCGCGATCGCCGTGGACCTGCGCGGCTTCGGCGACAGCGAGACCGCGCCGGTCGACGCGACACGCGGTCTGCGCGACTTCGCCGACGACCTGCGCGCCACTCTGACGGCGCTGCACCTGAACTCGGTGCATCTGGTGGGCTGGTCGATGGGAGGCGGGGTCGTGATGCAGTACGCGCTCGAACATCCCGTGCGCAGCCTCACGCTGCAGGCCCCGGTCTCGCCCTACGGATTCGGCGGCACACGCCGCGACGGATCGCGGCTGACCTCCGACGACGCCGGCACCGGCGCCGGCGGCGCGAACGCGGACTTCGTCGCCCGGCTCGCCGCCGGTGACACATCGGCGGATGCCGCGACCTCGCCGCGCTCGGTCCTGCGCTCGTCGTACGTCTCGCCCGAGTACGCGACAGCGCAGGAGGACGTGTGGGTCGCCTCGATGCTGAGCACGAAGACCGGTGAGGACAACTACCCGGGCGACAGCGTCACCAGCACCTCCTGGCCCGGGTTCGCCCCCGGTGGCCGCGGCGTGCTGAACACGATGGCGCCGAAGTACTTCAACGTGTCGAGCATCGTCGACATCGTCGTCAAGCCTCCGATCCTATGGGTGCACGGCACGGCAGACGCGATCGTGTCGGATGCGTCGTCGTTCGACCTCAACCAGCTGGGCAAGATGGGCATCATCCCGGGCTGGCCCGGCGACGACGTCGCACCGCCGCAGCCGATGGTCAGCCAGACCCGCGACGTGCTCGAGGCGTACCGCGCCGCCGGCGGCGGCGTCATCGAACTCCAGATCGAGGGGGCCGGACACGCGCCGCACCTCGAGCGGCCCGGAGTGTTCCGGCGCGCCCTGCTGCAGGCGATCGGCTACATCAAGCCCGCCAACGAGGCGGCACCGCCGACCGAGGCGATCATCCTCAAGTCCGAGGACTGA
- a CDS encoding cation diffusion facilitator family transporter, with the protein MSSSGGGKAIIAAFLANLGIAVAKFIAWLFSGSASMLAEAIHSVADSGNQLLLLWGGRQAKRRADMEHPFGYGRERYVYAFVVAIILFSVGGLFSIYEGVDKLTHPHELANVWVPILVLVIAICLESFSLRTAVRESAPHRARGESWPAFIRHAKAPELPVVLLEDVAALTGLVFALLGVGLSWLTHNPVFDAIGTLMIGTLLILVAITLGIETKSLLVGEGANKRDHDAIVDAIESGPGIEKVIHLKTLYLGPDELLVAAKLGFAGDRTLRAVAGDIDAVEQRVRAAVPAARVIYVEPDVYRPGDDAAPPTEAFILKSED; encoded by the coding sequence ATGAGCTCTTCTGGCGGCGGCAAGGCGATCATCGCGGCGTTCCTGGCGAATCTGGGCATCGCGGTCGCGAAGTTCATCGCATGGCTGTTCTCGGGGTCCGCCTCGATGCTGGCCGAAGCGATCCACTCCGTCGCCGACAGCGGCAACCAGCTGCTGCTGCTGTGGGGCGGCCGGCAGGCCAAGCGTCGCGCCGACATGGAGCACCCGTTCGGGTACGGCCGCGAGCGCTACGTGTACGCATTCGTCGTGGCGATCATCCTGTTCTCGGTCGGTGGTCTGTTCTCCATCTACGAGGGAGTGGACAAGCTCACCCATCCGCACGAGCTGGCCAACGTCTGGGTGCCGATCCTCGTCCTGGTCATCGCGATCTGCCTGGAGTCGTTCTCGCTGCGCACCGCCGTGCGCGAGTCTGCACCGCACCGCGCGCGCGGTGAGTCGTGGCCGGCGTTCATCCGGCACGCGAAGGCGCCGGAGCTGCCGGTCGTGCTGCTCGAGGACGTCGCAGCCCTGACCGGTCTGGTCTTCGCGCTGCTGGGCGTCGGGCTGTCGTGGCTCACGCACAACCCGGTGTTCGACGCGATCGGCACACTCATGATCGGCACGCTGCTGATCCTGGTGGCCATCACTCTGGGGATCGAGACCAAGAGCCTGCTGGTCGGCGAAGGCGCCAACAAGCGCGACCACGACGCGATCGTGGACGCGATCGAATCCGGCCCCGGGATCGAGAAGGTCATCCACCTGAAGACGCTGTACCTCGGCCCCGACGAGCTGCTCGTGGCCGCCAAGCTCGGCTTCGCCGGCGACAGGACGCTGCGGGCCGTGGCCGGCGACATCGACGCGGTCGAGCAGCGGGTGCGCGCGGCGGTGCCCGCCGCGCGGGTGATCTACGTCGAACCGGATGTCTACCGGCCCGGCGACGATGCCGCTCCCCCGACCGAGGCATTCATCCTGAAATCGGAGGACTGA
- a CDS encoding LLM class F420-dependent oxidoreductase, whose product MEFCVFTEPQQGFSYAEQRAFAQASERLGFDGYFRSDHYMRMGAGSPLPGPTDAWTTLAGLAVETSHIRLGTLVSSATHRQPAILAIQAAQVDAMSGGRVELGLGTGWFEAEHRAYGIPFPAKRFGMLEEQLEIITGLWAAEGGYSFSGRHYTLADAPALPKPVQSHVPVIVGGGGPTRTPAIAARFASEFNIGFQPEDVIAEKFAGVRAACEAAARDPETLKLSVALPTIVGDDEAALSRRAEAIGRDGGAVRADDVIAGLPGEVVEKVARLQALGAERVYFQLMDLRDLAHLELLGAEVLPHLRDL is encoded by the coding sequence ATGGAGTTCTGTGTCTTCACCGAGCCGCAGCAGGGGTTCAGCTACGCCGAGCAACGCGCATTCGCGCAGGCGTCCGAACGTCTGGGCTTCGACGGGTACTTCCGCAGCGACCACTACATGCGCATGGGCGCGGGTTCGCCGCTGCCCGGACCCACCGACGCATGGACGACGCTGGCCGGCCTGGCGGTGGAGACCTCGCACATCAGGCTGGGCACGCTCGTGTCTTCTGCCACCCACCGCCAGCCCGCGATCCTTGCGATCCAGGCCGCGCAGGTGGACGCGATGAGCGGCGGCCGCGTCGAGCTCGGACTGGGCACCGGCTGGTTCGAAGCCGAGCACCGCGCCTACGGCATCCCGTTCCCGGCGAAGCGATTCGGGATGCTGGAGGAACAGCTCGAGATCATCACCGGCCTGTGGGCCGCCGAAGGCGGGTATTCCTTCTCCGGACGGCACTACACGCTGGCCGACGCGCCTGCCCTGCCCAAACCCGTGCAGTCGCATGTCCCGGTGATCGTGGGCGGTGGCGGGCCGACGCGCACGCCGGCGATCGCCGCACGCTTCGCGAGCGAGTTCAACATCGGGTTCCAGCCCGAGGACGTCATCGCCGAGAAGTTCGCCGGCGTGCGCGCGGCGTGCGAGGCGGCCGCACGCGACCCCGAGACCCTGAAGCTGTCTGTCGCGCTGCCGACCATCGTCGGCGACGACGAAGCAGCACTCTCGCGTCGCGCCGAGGCGATCGGGCGCGACGGCGGTGCGGTGCGCGCGGACGACGTGATCGCGGGGCTGCCCGGCGAGGTCGTCGAGAAGGTCGCGCGCCTGCAGGCCCTGGGTGCTGAGCGCGTGTATTTCCAGCTGATGGATCTGCGCGACCTCGCACACCTCGAACTGCTGGGCGCCGAAGTGCTGCCGCACCTGCGCGACCTGTGA
- a CDS encoding nucleoside deaminase: MLHALALAQQAGASGDVPVGAVVLDAAGRLIAQGRNEREATGDPTAHAEVVALRAAAASSGSWNLEGCTLVVTLEPCLMCAGAILQARVGRVVFGAWDEKAGAAGSLYDVLRDRRLPYRAEVIGGVREDAATAVLRDFFDRRR; this comes from the coding sequence ATGCTGCACGCCCTCGCTCTGGCCCAGCAGGCGGGCGCGTCGGGCGACGTGCCGGTCGGGGCAGTCGTGTTGGATGCTGCGGGCCGGCTGATCGCGCAGGGCCGGAACGAGCGCGAGGCCACGGGAGATCCCACCGCGCACGCGGAGGTCGTCGCGCTGCGTGCGGCTGCGGCATCCTCGGGTTCGTGGAACCTCGAAGGCTGCACGCTGGTGGTCACACTGGAACCGTGTCTGATGTGCGCCGGTGCGATCCTGCAGGCGCGCGTCGGGCGCGTGGTGTTCGGTGCGTGGGATGAGAAGGCCGGCGCGGCCGGCTCCCTGTACGACGTGCTGCGGGATCGGCGCCTGCCGTACCGCGCGGAGGTCATCGGAGGCGTGCGCGAGGACGCCGCCACCGCTGTGCTGCGCGACTTCTTCGACCGGCGCCGCTGA
- the upp gene encoding uracil phosphoribosyltransferase translates to MRVHIADHPLITHKLTVLRDQRTPSPVFRQLTEELVTLLAYEATRGVRVAPVQIETPVATTMGVRIDEPRPLVVPILRAGLGMLEGMVKLLPTAEVGFLGMVRDEQTLQPTTYAERLPADLSDRQCFVLDPMLATGGSLGAAIDFLFQRGAQDITAICLLGTPEGIAKIDEQVGDRDVTLVLGARDERLNERGYIVPGLGDAGDRLYGTV, encoded by the coding sequence ATGCGCGTGCACATCGCCGACCATCCGCTGATCACCCACAAGCTGACCGTGCTGCGTGACCAGCGCACTCCGTCACCGGTGTTCCGCCAGCTGACCGAAGAGCTCGTCACCCTGCTCGCCTACGAGGCGACGCGCGGCGTGCGGGTGGCGCCGGTGCAGATCGAGACGCCCGTGGCCACCACGATGGGAGTGCGCATCGACGAGCCGCGGCCGCTCGTGGTGCCGATCCTGCGCGCGGGGCTCGGGATGCTCGAGGGCATGGTCAAGCTGCTGCCGACCGCCGAGGTCGGATTCCTGGGCATGGTGCGCGACGAGCAGACCCTGCAGCCCACGACGTACGCCGAACGGCTGCCCGCCGACCTCAGTGACCGGCAGTGCTTCGTGCTGGATCCGATGCTGGCCACCGGCGGGTCGCTGGGGGCGGCGATCGACTTCCTCTTCCAGCGCGGCGCGCAGGACATCACCGCCATCTGCCTGCTGGGCACGCCCGAGGGCATCGCCAAGATCGATGAGCAGGTCGGTGACCGCGACGTGACGCTCGTGCTCGGTGCGCGCGACGAGCGCCTCAACGAACGCGGCTACATCGTGCCGGGCCTGGGCGACGCGGGCGATCGCCTCTACGGCACGGTCTGA
- a CDS encoding DUF3467 domain-containing protein — protein MSDDLPQQFEIDLPPEIIPGNYADFANVWHTPTVFVMDFVTLAQPPREDTNADTGERIAIVPARVVSRIRIPPEQVFELAKALTQQLEFWEQETGKRSPS, from the coding sequence ATGAGCGACGACCTGCCCCAGCAGTTCGAGATCGATCTGCCTCCCGAGATCATCCCGGGCAACTATGCAGACTTCGCGAACGTCTGGCACACCCCGACGGTGTTCGTCATGGACTTCGTGACGCTGGCCCAGCCGCCGCGCGAAGACACGAACGCCGACACGGGCGAGCGCATCGCCATCGTGCCGGCACGGGTGGTCAGCCGCATCCGGATCCCACCGGAGCAGGTGTTCGAGCTGGCCAAGGCGCTCACGCAGCAGCTGGAGTTCTGGGAGCAAGAGACCGGCAAGCGCTCTCCGTCCTGA